Proteins encoded in a region of the Flavobacterium sp. MDT1-60 genome:
- a CDS encoding FAD-binding and (Fe-S)-binding domain-containing protein: protein MSLLKDLEQLSASLEGTLLYDDLHKTLYSTDASVYRIKPKAVAVPKSIADISKLIRFAGEHQISITPRTAGTSLAGQTVGDGIVVDVSKNFTKILNFDPIKKTVTVEPGVIRDELNLFLKPHGVFFGPNTSTSNRCMIGGMVGNNSSGTTSIRYGVTRDKIVEIKAILSDGSEVVFKELTSAEFIEKTKGDTLENKIYKSVYDELSVKATQDEIIKEFPKPEIHRRNTGYAVDILLKSDLFGGTEPTINLGKLLCGSEGTLAFTYEITLKVDDLPPANNIMVVAHYHSIQESLESVVVAMKHHLYTAEMIDDTILDCTKTNREHIKNRFFLVGEPKAIMMFEVASHDAQDAENQANALVADLEKNNFGYALVKIYGADIEKVNELRKAGLGLLGSIVGDDKAADSIEDTAVELSDLPAYIAEFSAMMLRHGQGAIYYAHAGAGELHLRPVLNLKKTSDLKLFRTIATDVAILVKKYRGSLSGEHGDGIVRGEFIPFMIGETNYELLKRIKLAFDPNSVLNIGKIVNALKMDENHRVVSGRVEPDIKTFQDFSDSLGILRAAEKCNGSGDCRKLPSAGGAMCPSYRATKNEKETTRARANALREYLTYSEKENKFDQKELYEVFELCVSCKACASECPSNVDVATLKAEFLYQYQKANGFSTRNKIFAHNAKLNKMGSLFPSITNFISNQSLVKKSMGIAPERQVPLLAKKTFRKWHENHKPAVTDFPNGRLYLFVDEFTNYYDVNIGIDAFELLTKLGYQVLVIDHEESGRTYLSKGFLEEAKKIANTNVNIFKDLISAKTPLIGIEPSAILTFRDEYLRLADDREVAEKLSHDTYTIEEFFKKEIIDGKITPNSFSDEKKEIKIHGHCHQKSLSSVEATFAMLNLPTNNTVTIYNSGCCGMAGSFGYEKEHYQVSMQMGEDTLFPKVRATAENVKIAAAGTSCRHQIYDGTSREAQHPVSILRACLK from the coding sequence ATGTCACTACTTAAGGATTTAGAACAATTATCAGCATCGTTGGAAGGAACACTTTTATACGATGATCTTCATAAAACACTTTATTCGACCGATGCTTCGGTGTACCGGATTAAACCAAAAGCGGTTGCCGTGCCTAAATCTATCGCAGATATAAGTAAACTGATTCGGTTTGCGGGGGAACATCAAATTTCGATTACGCCAAGAACGGCGGGAACTTCGCTGGCCGGACAAACGGTGGGTGACGGAATTGTGGTCGATGTTTCGAAGAATTTTACCAAAATCCTGAATTTCGACCCGATTAAAAAAACGGTTACAGTTGAACCCGGCGTGATTCGCGATGAACTGAATTTGTTTCTGAAACCTCATGGCGTGTTTTTTGGTCCTAATACTTCGACTTCCAACCGCTGTATGATTGGCGGAATGGTGGGCAATAATTCTTCGGGAACGACTTCGATTCGCTATGGCGTGACGCGCGATAAAATTGTGGAGATCAAAGCGATTTTGAGCGATGGATCTGAAGTTGTTTTTAAGGAACTGACTTCGGCGGAATTTATCGAGAAAACCAAAGGCGACACCTTAGAAAATAAAATATACAAAAGCGTTTACGACGAACTTTCGGTAAAAGCAACACAGGACGAAATTATAAAAGAGTTTCCGAAACCGGAGATTCACAGAAGAAATACGGGTTATGCGGTTGATATTTTACTGAAATCGGATTTGTTTGGCGGAACGGAACCTACCATAAACCTCGGAAAATTACTCTGCGGAAGCGAAGGAACTTTGGCCTTTACGTATGAAATTACCTTAAAAGTTGACGATTTACCACCCGCTAATAATATTATGGTGGTGGCACATTATCATAGCATTCAGGAATCGCTGGAATCTGTTGTGGTGGCGATGAAACATCATTTGTACACAGCAGAAATGATTGACGATACGATTTTGGATTGTACGAAAACGAATCGCGAACACATTAAAAACCGTTTCTTTTTGGTGGGAGAACCAAAAGCGATTATGATGTTTGAAGTGGCTTCGCACGATGCACAGGATGCCGAAAATCAGGCGAATGCCTTAGTGGCTGATTTAGAAAAAAATAACTTTGGTTACGCGCTCGTAAAAATTTACGGAGCGGATATTGAAAAAGTAAATGAACTTAGAAAAGCCGGCCTCGGGCTTTTGGGAAGTATCGTAGGCGACGACAAAGCAGCCGATTCTATTGAAGATACAGCAGTTGAATTGAGTGATTTACCCGCATATATTGCGGAGTTTTCGGCTATGATGCTGCGTCACGGACAAGGTGCGATTTATTATGCGCATGCGGGTGCGGGCGAACTGCATTTGCGTCCGGTTTTGAATTTGAAGAAAACATCGGACTTAAAACTCTTTAGAACGATCGCGACCGATGTGGCGATTTTGGTTAAGAAATACAGAGGTTCGCTAAGCGGGGAACACGGCGACGGAATTGTGCGCGGCGAGTTTATTCCGTTTATGATTGGCGAGACGAATTATGAATTGCTAAAAAGAATCAAATTGGCGTTTGACCCGAATTCGGTTTTGAATATCGGGAAGATTGTGAACGCTTTAAAGATGGATGAAAACCATCGTGTGGTTTCGGGAAGGGTAGAACCGGATATTAAAACGTTTCAGGATTTCTCAGACAGTTTAGGGATTTTGCGCGCTGCTGAAAAATGCAACGGTTCCGGAGATTGCAGAAAATTGCCATCGGCAGGAGGAGCGATGTGTCCGAGTTATCGTGCGACCAAAAATGAAAAGGAAACCACGCGTGCGAGAGCAAATGCGTTGCGTGAATATTTGACGTATTCTGAGAAAGAAAATAAATTCGACCAGAAAGAATTATACGAAGTTTTTGAGTTGTGTGTGAGCTGTAAAGCCTGTGCCAGCGAATGTCCGAGTAATGTGGACGTTGCAACCTTAAAAGCGGAATTTTTATACCAATACCAAAAAGCAAACGGTTTCTCGACCCGAAATAAAATTTTTGCACACAACGCAAAACTGAATAAAATGGGAAGTTTGTTTCCGTCGATAACCAACTTTATTTCGAATCAGTCGCTGGTTAAAAAAAGCATGGGAATTGCACCGGAAAGACAAGTGCCGCTTTTAGCAAAAAAGACTTTTAGAAAATGGCATGAAAATCATAAACCTGCAGTTACGGATTTTCCGAACGGAAGATTGTATTTGTTTGTAGATGAATTTACCAATTATTACGATGTAAATATAGGAATCGATGCTTTCGAATTATTAACCAAATTAGGTTATCAGGTTCTCGTGATCGACCACGAAGAAAGCGGAAGAACGTATTTGTCAAAAGGATTCCTGGAAGAAGCGAAGAAAATCGCGAATACAAACGTGAATATTTTCAAAGATTTAATTTCTGCGAAAACGCCGCTAATCGGAATCGAACCTTCGGCCATTCTGACTTTTAGAGACGAATATTTGCGTTTGGCAGATGATAGAGAAGTTGCTGAAAAGTTATCACACGATACCTATACAATCGAAGAATTCTTTAAAAAAGAAATTATAGATGGTAAAATCACACCGAATTCTTTTTCGGATGAAAAGAAAGAAATCAAAATTCACGGGCACTGTCATCAGAAATCATTGAGTTCTGTCGAAGCGACTTTTGCAATGCTGAATTTACCAACCAATAATACGGTTACGATTTATAATTCAGGTTGCTGTGGAATGGCGGGATCTTTTGGCTACGAAAAAGAACATTATCAGGTGAGTATGCAAATGGGGGAGGATACCTTATTCCCAAAAGTGCGTGCCACTGCCGAAAACGTAAAAATCGCCGCTGCAGGAACCAGCTGTCGCCATCAAATTTATGACGGAACGAGTAGGGAAGCACAGCATCCGGTGAGTATTTTGAGAGCGTGCCTGAAATGA